The sequence GGGTCGAAGTATCGGTACTTCTTGTGTGCTAGGTTGAGAGTGTTGCAGATCTGGGGGTGGTTGCCCCAAGTCGGCGTCGACAGCCAGATTTCCTTGTTCTTGGCATAGTGCTTTGTAATAAACTCGAGACCAAGACGGAGGGCACCAGTACCAGATAAGGTCTAAAaggaattgatttattatttatattaaaatacaaatttcacCAACAAAAATATAGAAACACATTTCTCAacctaaaacaatatataataaagtttatgacAGTAATTATGAAATCAACCAAGTTTATTCTCGACATAAGTTGTATGGTACAAGCTTTAAGACATTCCTTTTTACGAttcttaataacaaattatatgtacaCCACAAtagtaaataacaaattataattattaaagtaaaatattttctttcaatataaaactaaataatcacaatatgtgaaagaatttaatattttggacAGTAAAACTAATGTGGGCGAGTATTATTTGCCAaagaatattacataacatactATTTTGTTGGCATGGCTTTTCGTTAAACAGTTTCGTtttcagttaaatatttatatgatacatattttcgcctaaattaaaataacattcaaatgtttgttgtaaattttaCCTGAACAGTACAATTGCTCTTGTTTTTGAGAACTGGACTATCTTCTCCAAATGCAAGTTTAGCTACAGCATCGGTATAAGCTGCTTCACCACCAATTGGAGCATACTCATGGTTTAAtccttttttgtaaataatttcttctGCCTAGAAAAaagaagtttaaaataaatatatattcttaaatcaaAACTTGATATTAAGTAGTGTTAAGATGCATCTACTTACGTAActcatttttattgtatctttAAACAAGGTAAGATGAATTAGATAATGTAAAGCAGATTAGATTAATTATATCTGACATACTAGCTGTCCGTCCTGAGTTCATATGGGTAAAAATCAGACAAAGTTACCCCTAACACCTACCCTAcccttgaagttgaaatttacaatatatttttttggatagTATCTATGTTgcgaaaagagtaactatgaAAATTTTCAAGTTAATCACACCTTTTGATTCTGAGATTTTATGATGAGTCAGTCAGTAGttttttgcttatattatttatttataatatacattatatacataaagattatgtaaaaataatatattgatagatAAGACAAACAAGATTATGTGAATGATAAGAAATTGTGCTAGTTAATTTCCATTGATTTTCATGTAACACATATACAATTAATTGTACATTATGACTATCATTATGTCAATTTACAGGTAACACACATTGACCATTCATTATTGGTTTAAGAGCCCAATtggcttaaattatattttgattttaaattaagtcaacaaatattatatatgtcgcTTAACTACTAACCTTCCTAACAGATGGCAAAATGAATGGTTTGCCTTGGTCATCTCTATATGCTCCTACACCAAGATTAACTTTCTTCGGGTCTGCATCTCTTTTATAAGCCTCGGTTATTCCTAAGATGACATCAGGTGGTCCCATCTGCACATTGCTCCACCAGGTGCTATTATAAGTAGAAATTATCTTACTcatataattatctatatataatatatctatgtcTATTTGTCACACCATCACATCCTAACAGCTGGATGGAGTTGTATGAAATAGGGCTAGGATATGAAATGCCACGGAAAAGGatattctttaaaattcaattaattaatgaaagcaaacattataaaaatattgttttaagccTAGCAATAAAAATTAGAAGATACTGAGAACAATGAGAAAGTTGCACAGACTGAGATTTATGATGTATTTCGCACATGACTGACATAGGATTAAtaggataataaaaaatattatcttaaagtaGCAATACACAAACAAGAGggtttgtaaaataagtttttagggaataaataaaacatacatttaattattatttttatatccaacAATACTCTAGCACTGGTTTATCATTCCAAGATCCTTCCtgtaacatattttactattttaaatttaatcgaatGAAACACTAGATaggtttaaaataacatattacttTAAAGATCAATGTCAAGGacagatatataaattatcagttATTACGTAAAAATAACCAATACGAATACCGGTAGGATACCTGCTAGCTCTGCTTACGACGCCGGTCGTAATTGCTTCAGCATAATTGTTTTTCAGTGCTTGTACTGATAGCTTTTTAAGTGCTTGAGCCATCGCTGTTCGTTACTCTATCTTACTAACTGAACTGTACAATTTGAGAAATATATAAAGTCACAATGTTTTACTTTACGCCACAATCCGGCAAGTAGAAgttgataaaattataccaaATAGCAATACCATAGGATGGAGTTGCCATcacagtattatataaatagaccATTTAAAtgctacataatattaaaataaaaatctggatatataatgaattttttttaaaagtttttaataaaaatagagattataatattaattttataatgtcaatGTTATTATTCTCAAGCAAGTATGAGTATATTACATtacttttgaagtgataacttcttatgagagtaaaccgcttcgttacgtaacgcgttacgacgCCAGTCTGTCTGGTTATCCTTTTCTAAAGCATACGGTAGAAGTAGGCAGGAAATAATAACACTAATAATGTACTGGGCTGGTCATATATCTAGAATCACTGATAACAGATGGACAAAAGAATTGACTTTTTGGTCCAGACATATAGGTATAAGCAAAACAAGAAGATCAGTGGCACAGTGGGCTGATAATATAGTGCAAGTGCATTGTAAAACATGAATATAGCTTGCGATAGAGATCAATGGCAAACTCTAGAGGACACCTTCACCTTCGAGACGAGGAGTTCTTcttagttatacatatataataaaaaaaatttatgaaaaaaaaaattacttagacaataagaatatattgttttcattgtaaatttgtataattatgcaAGAAATAtaaggctttttatttttattaacctaTCCTTACATTctcatattaatacaatatacataaaaaataattaaaaacctaaGGTTTTCTCAATTTAATCAaactcaatattaaataattccacTTAGATtgttttaagttatcacttctatCGGGCGTCCCGACACGCacacgtaatttttattttatttttgatacaacAATTGTTGGGTTAGTTAGAGTAAAAGTTTTacctcaatattaataaattcaattcactACTCGTtcactttttaaaaaaactttgatgTACAGATCCAAAATTGTGGTACTTTTCATCGTCCTAGCAACATTATAAcccaattttgaattttttgcaTAAATGACGTATGGCAATGTCGTAAAAGGTCAAACTTGATAAAGGCAATATTACAtagtaagaataaataaaattaaaaaaaataagtacctCAAAGTTTAAAGTATGAggtaacacaaaatatatataacatctaataactatgttattattgataaagattattttatacaggaaaaattatacttataaaaaagtaaataaataaagtcgaagaacatattgtatattttgcaattattattaaaaaaatatttaaattacaatcaaacttcaaatataaaaaatatgccacGTTACATAGTACTtaaaattacgaaataatttccaaatgaatttgtaatataattaaaaaataactcgaACTTGTACATGTTGCTATACATTTTGTAACTGAAAGCAGTAAGCATCCTTATTTTATtcaacgataaaaataattatatatacctttataagagaaaaaaaaatcatataattattccaatcgaagaaggaaatAAGATacacaaaccttagatttaggtATATCActcgatttgctaatagctctgctatattgtgTACTATTAAcagttatatatactaatatatatatctttgtttataatacaacaatgatttactaaactacttatatccactttaattttacttccaaagttccaataacagtttcggcgacgttcaaaacgccattttttcgcaaatccatactaaatatcatagattgttCAAGCTCGACTaataatatcgcgtcaattcgatatataattttgtgtatttgGCTTTTCTTCTCTTTTGGAATAGATTATTTACCACTTTGGCGCGGACCGGGACTTCGCCCAGCAGACGCTGGAGGCGTGGCCTGCGGGGAATTCGGAGAGGCAGATCCTAGTCCGCGAGGTTGGACGAGACCTCTCCCTACGACCAATCATGTCGGCGATGCTCGGCATGGAGAGCAGTAATCTCCTTCTGTGAGACCGTCATGGGCTAGAAGGACACAGCGGAGTGGGAGCGGGAAAGGGTGGAGACGACGAAGTCGTCGTCTCGGCCCTCCCTCCCACGGCCCCACAAACGTCCTGGGCTTAAAAGATAGGACGTGACCCTGGGGCCATGGATGCGTGAAGTGGGCCGGGATGGCCGAGGAGTGCAGGGGCTGGAGATTTCACCGTTGCCCCCGAAGAGGAAGCGAAAGAGATTGCGGGATCAACACGATCCCGCAATCTCTTAAATCCCTACCGAGGACGGCCATTGCAGTGGTTTTAGTGAGTAGGAATTTCACATAACGCGGTTTCCCCCCACACACACGTACCtttataaatgttgttatttaGCGTTTGGTTTTTGCAAAGTTATAATCTTGAtgcttttgatataaaaatatatttattattttcccgTAATTCTGTACATACTAAAGTATACtgattatatgataaattagcaatgaaatattttcaagaaataCGCTTGCGAAAATGACACATTTATAAAAGGACTTCACACCATAGTCTGTGTAATCTGTCCATTGTCATATTTGTCAATATCAAATTTTCTAGAACGTGAaccaaatatcaaatcaaaccTAATCAAACTGCGGAATACATAAGACCatacctacttatttatatttacactttCAATCGTAGCAGTGGATTTTTGCCTATCCTTCCCATATCTTGTTAATTCGACCATTGATTTCCATTACATACTATCCCGTTAAAAATTGTTtctaaacttataataaaaccgGTAAGTATTctctatattttttcaaaatcgtTACATCACGCTCGTTTCTttactttaacaatattattattaaggtagAACAAGATTGCgtggattttaaaataaccaataatTTCGTAGGTTGCATCATGTTTTCTCGATTGTGCGTCGCTCGGTCAGCTTTAAATGTTACACAAACACTCAAAACTCCAGTACCTCAAAGATTTGTGCCCAAGAATTATATTGTGAGGAATTATGCACGTGAACCACGCTCCAGAGTTGCTACGCAATCACAGCCCACTGTCTGGCAAAAATTAATGGCCCCAGCAGGTCCTAATGGTATGTGCAAGTAGCTAGTTGTGTCGAGTCTAATAGaattcagtatttttatattaatttgaaacatttacaATCTATTTGTACAATATTGATACAAGCTAGTCTGTATTGTaatgttcataaatatttaattgaacattTGATCATTAAAATGCTGAAGTCAATAATACTGGCTTACATTTCAGCCTTCAGCTTGGGAAAAGGAGCATTGGCAGGTGCATCAGCTGTTGGACTTGTGGCTCTATGCTATTATGGTTCTGGAGTCAAACCTGGGACATTGCAAGAAGCACAGTGAGTTCTTAAGCTTGTACAATAATAGATTAAATGATTGATGcatgtttacaataataacaacattatCTTATCTAaagaattatgtatattttttacaatgttttgacACTTTCCTAaccacttttaatttttttcttcaatagtTTGTGGCCACAATATGTTAAGGATCGCATCAAGGCCACCTATGGATACATAGCTGGATCCCTTGTCCTGACAGCTGGGAGTGCAATCACTGTTTTCAGAACACCTGCTTTGCTTAATTTAGTTGCTCGTAATGGATGGGTGGTAAGTTACTATagaaatgttgaaaattatgatttatttataaatattatataaatttggcattaatgaaataattttaacttttagtcAATCATTGTGACAATGGGGCTGATGATTGGTTCAGGCATGGTAGTCCGGGGTATGGAATACAAACCAGGTTTTGGACCTAAACAGCTAGCATGGATGGTGCATACTGGTATTATGGGTGCTGTTATTGCTCCCATGTGCTTCCTTGGTGGACCTATTCTCATGCGTGCTGCTTggtaattataactaaattaattatattgttcatactatgtcattatttattttaagaatcatATAGGTTACGAAattaacaactttgacatttaattaagtgaaaatcattggttaaaatattGAAGAGCCTTTTATTAATAGTGTTTTGATTGTTGGTGAAGTTAAAACCTCAACTTTAgatgtaataaaagtattatatctaaacatttattaatcaaGAATGGCTTGCTGTGCATAATACAGCAGAGCTAATTGTAATAGCAAAGAATATGTAACTCTTGGGTTTGATTGTTAAACCATCTTAGAGTAGAATAGGCTATAGGATAATTGATAAGTTGTTGATACCCCTCAGAAAGTCTAACGCAAAGTTTACCaccaataaatacaaatgaaaattttaaattctagttttttttcttgtctacttttaaatgtaatcaaaaatttgttttaatttgagttAGAGCaaaatttacgaaaatattaacttttgatTCCAACAGGTATACGGCTGGTGTAGTTGGAGGTCTTAGTACAATTGCTGTGTGTGCTCCATCTGGGGAGTTCCTCAACATGCGTGCTCCGCTGGCAATGGGCTTGGGCGCCGTTTTCGCCGC comes from Vanessa atalanta chromosome 3, ilVanAtal1.2, whole genome shotgun sequence and encodes:
- the LOC125076909 gene encoding growth hormone-inducible transmembrane protein-like yields the protein MFSRLCVARSALNVTQTLKTPVPQRFVPKNYIVRNYAREPRSRVATQSQPTVWQKLMAPAGPNAFSLGKGALAGASAVGLVALCYYGSGVKPGTLQEAHLWPQYVKDRIKATYGYIAGSLVLTAGSAITVFRTPALLNLVARNGWVSIIVTMGLMIGSGMVVRGMEYKPGFGPKQLAWMVHTGIMGAVIAPMCFLGGPILMRAAWYTAGVVGGLSTIAVCAPSGEFLNMRAPLAMGLGAVFAASLAGMFLPPTSALGAGLYSLSLYGGLIVFGGFLLYDTQAIIKRAEMHPMYGFQPYDPINSAISVYLDVLNIFMRIAMILAGGGGNKRK